The genomic stretch GCCTGAATTTGCCAAGGTTGTAATTGTTTGCCTTCTTGCATCAATTTCATTTTTAGACGATAAGCGAGGGCAAGATCCATATTGTCACCGCCAAGTAGGATATGTTCACCTACTGCCACGCGTGATAATGTTAAATTACCTTCTAATTCTTCTACAGAAATGAGTGATAAATCGGTAGTACCACCACCTATATCAACAACCAAGATAGTATCACCTACATTTACTTGATCACGCCATTCATCACCGCACGCTTCTAACCAGCTATATACAGCAGCTTGTGGCTCTTCAAGTAGGTTTAGATGTTTCAAATTTAAATCTTGTGCAGCTTGCGCTGTTAAGTTTCGCGCCGCAGGATCAAACGATGCAGGGATCGTGATTGTTACATCTTGCTCTGACATCGGAGAATCTGGATGTGCATTGTTCCAGGCATCCGCTAAATGGTTCAAGTAAAGTGATGTCGCGGTTACTGGTGAGATCTTTTCAACTTCATCGGGGCTCGAGAACGGTAATATTGCATCGTGTGGGCTAACCGTTGCATGGCTTAACCAGCTTTTTGCACTTGATACTAAACGTATCGGTGTTTTAAGGCCAAGTTGACGTGCTACATCACCGACAAGCGCTGTATTTTCAGCATTCCAAGGTAATGGTGTTTGATCTTTACTGATCTCATCTTCATGTGCTTGATAGATAAAAGAGGGTAGTTGATGTTTTTCTGTGACTGAACCAGGTGCAGATAGCTGTGGAATCGCAAACAATTGCTTAACCGCTTTATCACCTTCCTGTTCTAAATCTATATATGATAATACACAGTGTGTTGTACCTAAATCGATACCAATACTGTATTTTGCTGCTATTTCGCTCATAGTTCCACCTCTGCTGCCGCAACGATATTTGTGTTATGGCCTTGTGCTAGTTTTGGTAAGTTTACATTACTGATTTTCCAGCCAGCATGAACTAAAATACCGCGATAAGGCGCAGAACCTAGTACGTTACCAATCAGTTTGACTTCAGATGGGTTAAAACCTTCAGCAACGGTTACTTGGCTTTCTTCTTCTTCAGTACGGATTGGTGTGAAGCTAAAGTATTCATTGATTACTTTTTTGCTGCCAGTGTGGATGATGCGTGCTGCAGCACCAATCTGTTCATCCGATGCACCGGTTAAATCTTCTTGGATGAAGTCAACAAAACGTGCTTCATTTTGTAGTAATGATAAAAGCTGACAAGCGGCTGCAGGGCTTGCTTCTTGTAGTGGGGCTTTGATTTCGACAATCTTTTCAACTTCAACGATTTTCTCAACGTCAACGTGTTTGATTACCTCGACAATTTTTTCTACTTCCACTTTAACTTCTACTTCTTT from Moritella marina ATCC 15381 encodes the following:
- a CDS encoding DUF2760 domain-containing protein; the encoded protein is MNFDLTNISELPAGPDAAHIALFALSVILLLITLMRGGKKTVEIEKIVEKEVEVKVEVEKIVEVIKHVDVEKIVEVEKIVEIKAPLQEASPAAACQLLSLLQNEARFVDFIQEDLTGASDEQIGAAARIIHTGSKKVINEYFSFTPIRTEEEESQVTVAEGFNPSEVKLIGNVLGSAPYRGILVHAGWKISNVNLPKLAQGHNTNIVAAAEVEL